GTCCCTGCACATCAGGTATATAATGCAAAGCATAATTAACAGTAGAGATAGATTTATACCACACATTCCAATCAGCAGAGACATGCGATGAATTCAGTTTATTGGTATTGGCGGCATAGGTAGGCATACTGCTGGAAACCGTTGTTCCCACAAAGTTATCGGAGCGCATCTCAAACCAGGTCATATAATTACCGGCACTGTTCTTATTATAGTTTGTCTGGAAATCCGCATAAACAGAATTCAATGCGGCACGGACATCATTATCAGTCTGCCAGAAAGTGGAAGTTGCAATATCACTCACGGGGTCCACATCCAGAAAATCATTCAGGCAAGAGGTGAACAAAAGAGTCGACAAGAAAACTGCATATATCTTTTTCATCTTCATATACATTTAAAAGTTAACATTTACTCCGAACAGAATATCTTTTGCCTTCGGATAGGAGTTATTATCATAACCTACGGCAAATCCGCTGCTTGGTAATTCAGGGTCGAAACCGGAATAGTTCGACCAGGTAAAGAAGTTTTGCATCATAGCTGATACGCTCAATGATTCAACACCGATCTTTTTCACGATATTTTTAGGCAATTCATAAGCCAGACGGATATTCTTCAAACGGATATACGAACCATCCTCGATCCAGAGACTGCTGGCAAAGCGGGTATTATCCATGACTGCCGCACCATTTGGTTTCGGGAACTTGGCTATATCGCCGGGAGCTTTCCATGAATTAGCGATATTAGCTGGGTTACCGCGGGTGATAGCCGACCATTTATGTTCCGAACGGCTCTGCTCGTAAGCATTGAATACATCTCCGCCTATGGCAAAGGAGAAGAACAAAGAAAGTGTGAATCCTTTATACGTAAAGTCGTTATTGAAACCTCCGATCACGTCCGGCTGTCCGCAACCCAGTACCTGACGGTCTTTGGCATCGATGATACCGTCCTTATTGACATCGTCCCACATAACATCACCGCCTTTGAAAACATCACCGGTTGCCGTATTATAACGATACTGTTTGATCTCGCCGTCATAAGCCTTGCCATCCAGTTCATAGCCGGTAAAGCGGTCTTTTTCATCAAATATCGGAGTAAGCTGTTTCCAGTCGGGGGTAAAGGCATTCGATTCATCGTACGGGAAAATAGCATTAGCTTTCCATCCATACATAGTTCCTACCGCATATCCCTTATCCAGGATATATACCGTATTGATAAACTGTTGTCCGCCCTCCGGAATGGAAACGATCGTATTCTTATTGAACGAAAGGTTCAATGAGGTATTCCACTGGAAATCTTTCGTTTTAATATTGGTTGAATTCACCGTTATTTCCCATCCTGTATTTTTTACATCGCCAATATTCTGATAAGAACTACTGAAACCGGATGTTTGCGGTAATTTAACCTGATAAAGAACATCTGAAGTCTTTTTGTTATAATAATCCACTATCAATCCGATTCTTCCGTCCAAGACAGAGACATCTAGACCGATATTATACTGCTGCGTCTGTTCCCATCCCAAATTCCTGTTCTCTAACTGATTCGGGTAAATACCCGGCATATCCGCATAAAAGTTTGTAGTATACAATCCCAAAGAAGAGAAGTTTCCGGCAACTTGGTTACCAGTCACACCATAACTCAGTCGTAATTTGGAATCATTAACTACCGGTTTCATCCATTTCATAAAAACTTCATCCGAAAATCTCCATCCCAATGAGGCTGACGGGAAAAAACCCCAGCGTTTATCTGTTCCGAAACGGGAAGAACCGTCGTAACGCAAGTTAGAATTAAACAGGTACTTACCTTTATAACTGTAAGAGATACGTCCGAAGAAAGAAGCCAGCCGGTTCGCAGTCCAGGTCGCTTTCGTATTGGTCATATCCACACCACCATAAGCATTTGAAATTTCAATGGCATCACTGATATTATCGACAACAGCTAGTTTCGTCATTTCTGTTTTAAACTCCTGGAGACTGAAACCGCCCAATACCGTTAATGCATGGTCTTTATTGAAGGTTTTATTATAAGTCAGCACATCTTCATGTGTCCAGCTGGTTTTCGTATCGTCTTGGTTGGTCGATTTACGACGTCCGTTCACATCTAGGATAGCCGGACGGAAACTCTGATACTTCTGTAAATTGAAACTACCGGCAATGCTGGCTTTAAACTTCAGTTCGTCCAGTATCTTATACTCTAGAAATTCATATAGGTCCAGATTATATATCTTATAATTGTTTTTTCCTACCATACTTTCAGCCAAAGGATTACTACGACTTGCCAGAATCGGGGTATAACTGCCGTCGGGCTCTATCACATTATAGTTAGCGGGACGCTGAAGGATACGTGACCGGGATTCACTAGTCGACCTGCGCTGGTTGGAAATAGTCAGTGCCAAACGATTACCGATAGTCAGACGGGGAGTCGCGTTGTAATCGGCATTGATACGAGTTGTCAAACGCTTATTAAAGGTGTTGATCTGAATACCCTGCTCTCCCAAATAACCAGCACTGACAAAATATTTCAATTTCTTTTCCGCACCGGAAACACTGACATCCACCTGGTTTGTCCACGCATGTCTGAATAACAAATCCTGATAGAAATTGTCAGCAGTCATGGACGGGTTCAAAGAGTCGCGGTTGGCGATCGTCGTATAATTGCCGTTCAGGAAATTACGTAAAGTTTCATATTGGATACCTTGCAAGCGGCTCATCTGGGCCAGTTTTTTACCTATCCGTGACTGTTTCAATGAATAATTGGCAGAAACTTTTGCTTTTCCTTCCTGTCCCTGTTTGGTAGAAATAATGACAACACCATTGGCAGAGCGGGAACCGTAGATTGCAGCAGAAGCGGCATCCTTCAAAACCTCCACGGATGCTATGTCACGCGGGTTGATATTATCGATATTCGAAACTTCCATTCCGTCAACAATAAACAACGGATTGGAGCCGCCGTCACTCAATGTAGAGGTACCCCGAATACGGAATGTTGCGGCAGTACCCGGTTCGGAAGTACTCATAATATCCAGACCTGAGACTTTCCCTTGCAGGGCAGACGCAATGTTTACAGGCTCATTGGACTGTATATCCTTATCACTTACAGAAACGATAGAACCGGTAATATCCCTTTTCTTCATCGAGCCGTAACCGACAACGATTACTTCATCCAAAGCCTGGGAAGATTCTTCCATACTTACATGAATGATCTTCCGGCTATTAACATTGACCGTTTGTGTATTATATCCTAGAAATGTAAACTCTAAAACACCGGTAGCCGGCACCTGAATCGAATACTTTCCATCCATATCAGTCATAGTACCGGTTTGTGTTCCTTTCAATACGATATTGACGCCGGCCATCGGACCTAGTTTGTCGTTCACTGTACCGGTAACTTGTATATTCTGAGCAGAAAGGACAGTCCCAATGCTAACAAAGAGCAGAAGGAACAAAAACTGTCTGTATTTATTAATGTGGTTCATTGTATACTGAATTTAAAGTGATTATTCTTGTTTCGTTGTTACAGAGACCATATAAGTGGCAGTCTTCTTGCCATCTTCCGAAGTGACTGTGAATTGAATAGGCTCCGTAAAATCATAGGCCTTTCCATCCGGTTTATCAAACGAAGCATTAAAGGACTCTGGAGAAAGTTCAAATTTCGGAACCAACTTTGTCAGATCTGTGTTTGCGGGCACTACAAGAGTCACAGTTTTGTTATTCTCATTACAAACCGCTTTCACTGGTTCTCCCGTCTCCGGGTCAATAACAGCAGGGATAGCAACAGAATACAGTTGACAGGCCGCATACTTATATGTCATATCCAGTATCACTTCATAAACGGCTTTTTTTCCGCTTTCCGCTATAACTGTATATTCTATGAGACCAGTAGAAAAATCAACAGCCTCCAAGCTTTTTGGAGTAACACTCGTCCAGGGAGCCGCCACAATCTCCGGACGGATCTCTTTCAGGTCCAAATGTGAAGGTAGTTTCAACGTAATTGTTTTTTTACTCTGGTCTATAGTAGCAATGTGCTGTATAAATACATTGCCTCCGTTCTGGGCAGGGTTCAATGTAAAGCGAACAATACTACGCATGTTGGATGGAGGGTAATCACTAAGATCTTCACTGCCACAACCAAAACCGATAAAGATAAGGCACAGAAACGTGCTTAAATAAATACTTAGTTTTTTCATGTGTCGAATACAACTAAAAAGGTTAAACATCTATTGTTTTATTTTTCTCTCTCTGCGAATTTATACATCTCGGATGCGACCATCAGAAAAGCACCGCTGCCATATTCCTGGTTATCCGCAGCCTGTACATTTTCAGGGCTAGCGCCGATAGCCTGTACATATCCCAATTTCCCGTTTTCATCTATACACTCCAGCAAGGCAGTCCATGCCCGGCATACTTTAGGCATATAAATATCCGGACACAATAATCCGTTATTAATTCCCCAAATCATAGCATAAGCAAAAAAAGTGCTACTGCTGGTTTCTTTTACGGGTACTTCTTCCGGATCCAGGAGACTCGCACGCCAGAGTCCGTCCGGTTGCTGGACAGATGCTATTTTTGTTATCATTTGCATATACAGTTCCTTATAATCCTTATAAATCAGACTCTTTTCCGGAATCAGCGAAAGGAGTTGAGCCAATCCGCCTACCACCCAGGCATTTCCTCGTCCCCAGAATACTTTCTTTCCATTGGTTGTCAATGCATTAAAATAGCGCTTGTCCCTAAAGAAAAGACTATCGTCTTTACTATACAGAAAATCAGTTGAATCCCAATACATTTCTTGCAGATAATCGTAATATTTACCATCACCTGTTATAGTAGCCAGACGGGCCAACACCGGTGGTTCCATATATAAGGCATCACACCACCACCAATCGACACGACCGGGTTGAGGGTCAGCGATCAGACTATCTATCGCTTCCTGTATCCCATGAAGCATCTTCGGGTCCTTCTCTACTTTATAGACATCCAAATAAGCCTGCCCACAGGCCAAATCGTCTGCATGGCGGTACCGACGTCCTCTTTTCCAGTTCCAACCATTAGCCCATTTCTTCGTCTGTTCCAAATAAGCCAGATCAGCAGTTGTCTGATACGCGTACATTATACCGGAATAAAAGACAGAACGGGCCCACTGTTCCTGTTCTGCATTTATATCTACTGGATGGTTAACCTGCCATCGGAAAACATCGAGCATTTTTTCTTTAATAAATGCTTTTGAATAAATATCTTCTTCAGCCGATTTCTTTTCTCCCGAAAAAGAGCAGGAACAAAGCTGGATTGTTAGTATACTGACAAAAACAAATTTCAATTTCATGATTTGCAATTTAGGTGATTTTTAGTCCAAAAGTATAGGAATAAGGGGAAGGTCTTTTGTCCGAATAAGCATCCTTTTGTCTCTATTTGCCTTTTACACAGGAAAAAGCAAAAAAAACGATTTGTACTAAATTTGAAGACAAACGAGCAAAAGAGTTCTTATTGTCATATTACCCATTTATAATTATCTTTGCCCCAAATCAACAAACAGAAAAAGATTCATGAAACGACTACTGGTACTTTGTCTGGCCGCTTTTTGGGCTGGAACTACTTTTACCGCTTCTTCACAAAAGCCATTGATCCCGAACAATACGGAAGTTTTCAAATTATACCTTGAGACACATGGATCTTATAACGAAGCGCTTTCCGGTGAAGCGGAAAGGGATCGTTTTCTGCTGAATGATTTGAAGGTGGAAGCAACGGGGATTGTCACTCCCTGGCTTTCCTATGCCTACCGGCAGGTTCTTTGTTACCGGAATGAATGGGTACGGGCCAACGGCTTCGGCTCCTACATCGAAAATGCCTGGGTAAACGTTCGGTTATCGGATAAATTCTCTGTGACAGCCGGTAAACAGGATGCTGCATGGGGAGGCTTCGAATACGACGAATATACCTATAAGATATACGATTACAGCGATATGAACGACTGGATGGATTGTTATTTCACCGGAGTCGGTATCAGCTACGAACCTGCAGAAACACAGGAACTCTGCCTGCAAGTGACCAACGGTAATGATAACCGCAGCAAATCCCCTTCTTTCTATAATCTAGGCTGGAATAGCAGTTACCTGGATGAGCTGTTGTCACTTCGCTATTCGGTCACCGCCGGACAACAGGCAAAAGGCAACTGGATGTGGATGATCTGGGGAGGCCAGCAGGTGGAAGCCGGCAAATTCCTCGGTTATTTCGATGTCATGTATACAAGGGGCAAAATGGACCCGCTGGGGTTGTTGGCGGAGCAGTTTGAACCGGAGGATGAAGAATCGGGAAGCCCGATTGCAAATACCAGCTATCTCTCTCTGGTGGCTCGCCTGAACTATCAGATTCATCCGAAATGGAATCTATTTGTAAAGGGAATGTACGAAACAGCCTCTGTCTACAAAACAAACAACCCGTATGAGTCCGGCAAATACCGTACCTCCTGGGGATACCAGGGAGGTGTCGAGTTCTATCCGCTGGCGGACGACAATCTCCATCTTTTCATTACCGGCACCGGACGGGCTTACAGCCTGACGGAAAGAGCAAAGGCGCTCGATGCCTCTGTCGAGAACACCGGACGCCTTTCCGTAGGGTTTGTTTATAAGATACCGCTATTTTAGTTGACAGATGACAGTTGACAGATGGGAGGCTATTCCTAACTGTCAACTGTCATCTGTCAATTGTCAACTGTAATACATCACCAGCTTTCATATCTACCGTAAGCATTCCACCGATAACAGGGAGGGATGCCGGATTCTGGTTCATTTTGATACTCAGATTGGCAGACTGTGCCGGCAGCTTGATTCGGAACGTACCAGGGACTGTAGCTTTCAGTCCGGCTTCAGTCAGCTGACCTTCCGTCCATTTGGCTGAGACCTCACCTCCACCCTGCACTTTCAAACCTTTAAAACTACCGGTTTTCCAAGCTGAAGGCAAAGCCGGAAGCAACTCGATATTTCCGGTCTGGCTCTGTACCAGCATTTCTGCAATACCGGCACAACCGCCATAATTGCCATCGATTTGGAAAGGAGGATGCGCACAGAACAGGTTCGGATAAGAACCGCCGCCGTTCACCATATTCGTTCCTTTCTCCACACAAGGACGAAGCAGGTCCGCCAATAACTGATAAGCATGGTCGCCATCATGCAGGCGTGCCCAAAAATTGATCTTCCATGCCATCGACCAGCCGGTACTCTTATCGCCACGTGCTTCCAAAGTCTTACGGGCCGCTTCTGCCAGCTCAGGAGTATGCTCCATCGAGATCTCATTTCCCGGATAAAGACCATACAGATGAGAGACATGGCGATGATGCGGTTCCACTTCTTCGTATTGTTCGAGCCATTCCATGATACGTCCGTCTTTACCGATCGTTGTCGGCATCAGGCGGGAACGCTTATCAGCCAGTTCGCGGCTAAAAGCCGAATCCACACCGAGAATATTGGCTGCCGCTATCGTATTGGTAAACAGTTCACGGACGATCTGGTTATCCATAGTCGAACCGGCACAGATATGTATCACCTTGCCATTCGGCATACGGAAAGCATTCTCAGGAGAAGTCGTGGGAGCCGTTACCAGGTAATTATTCCGTGGGTCGCGCACCAGCATATCCGTAAAGAACAGGGCTGCGCCTTTCATCACCGGATAGACCTCTTTCAGATATTCCTTATCCTGCGTATATTGATAATGAGTAAACAGATGTTCGCAAAGCCACGCGGCAGAAGTATTGGTAGCTCCCCACGAAGGATGCTCTCCCGGAGCAGTAAACTCCCAGACATTTCCCAGGATATGGGTCACCCAGCCACGGGCATTATAAAAGACTTTCGCCGTACGTTCGCCGCTCTCCACCTGCTGTTTGATCCATTCCGTCATCGGCAAATGCAACTCAGACAGGTTGGTCACTTCAGCCGGCCAATGATTCATCTGAAAATTGATATTCAAATGATAATCACCATTCCAGGGCGTATTGATCGTGTTACACCACAATCCCTGAAGATTGGGAGGCAATGAACCGACACGGGTCGATGAGATCAGCAAATAACGTCCGAACTGGAAGTAGAGAGCTCCCAGTGACGGGTCGTTCTTATCCTGCTGGAATGCAGCCAAACGTTCGTCGATCGGCAGTTCATCCCGCTCGGTACGGCCCAGGTCCAGATCGACACGGTCAAACAGAGACCGGTAAGCATTCACATGCTCTCTTCTCAGAGTAGGATAATCTTTCCGTTCCGATTCAGCCAGCAAAGAAAACAACTGATCTTCGAATCCTTCATTCTTATAGCTGGTAGCCATGCTCACCAGGAGAATAGCTTCGGAAGCATTTTGGACGGTCAGCGAACTGTCCCCCGGAATCAGAGAGCCCCCTTTCGGCAGGAGAACGCGTACACGTGCCGCATATTTGGTTCCTTTCATCTCCAAAGTATCCACACCGTCAGGCAACTGACCTTTCATCAGCAGGTCTTTGCCATCGACGGATAAGGCATAATGTTCGGGGCGATTCATTCCTATGTTGAAGTTTAACGCTTTATCAGCGTCTGCCACCAGATGTACCACGCCCAGGTCACCGGAGAAAGAGGTAAAAGATTCACGGCTGTAATTCACTTTCCCTTTGCGGAAAGAGGTTGAGGCGATCGCATCGTTCAGATTCAGTTCCCGCCGGTAAGCTGACACAGAATCTGCATTTCCTGCATAGATATAATCCAGCACGAGATTTCCCAGCAGCTGATAACTTCCATACGGTACATTAGCACCTTGCCCCTGACCACTGCCGGCTCCTTTACAAACAAAAGTTCCGTACATCAGATCCTGTGCTTCGTCGTTCTTTCCTTCGAAAAGCAGACGGCGTATATTCGCCAGCGACCAAACAGCCTGCGGGTTATCCGTATCCTGTTTACTTCCCGACCACATGGATATTTCATTCAGCAGAATGTTCTCCCGGTCGATTCCTCCGTCAGGCATCATTCCCAAACGGCCGTTTCCCAAGGGTAATGTCTCCTCCCACATACGGGCAGGTTCATCAAAATGATAAGCGATCTTGTTAGTTGTTTTCATTTCCGGCATATCGCAGGCTGTCAAAATAACTAATAAGACGGCAACAGAAGGACGAATGATTTTCCGCCCTATCTCCTTTAATCGAATTGAGTTCATAGTATTATAAATAAAAAATAATAATCAGTATCAGAAACTCTGCATATCGCACAACCGCTTGTAATAGCCATTCAGTTCGAGCAGTTCTTCATGGCGGCCCCGTTCCACGATCTCTCCTTCATGCATTACGCATATCTCATCCGCATTGCGGATCGTGGAAAGACGATGGGCAATAACGATGGTCGTACGGTTACGCATCAGGTTTTCCAACGCTTCCTGAACCAGACGTTCCGACTCCGTATCCAATGCAGAAGTGGCTTCGTCGAGGATCAGGATCGGCGGGTTCTTCAAGATTGCACGGGCAATACTGATACGCTGCCGCTGTCCGCCGGACAGTTTACCGCCACGGTCACCGATATTCGTATCATACCCTTCTTCGCTAGCCATAATAAACTCATGGGCATTTGCGATACGGGCAGCTTCCTGTACCTGCTCCAGTGTCGCACCTTCCACACCGAAAG
This is a stretch of genomic DNA from Parabacteroides chongii. It encodes these proteins:
- a CDS encoding porin, with translation MKRLLVLCLAAFWAGTTFTASSQKPLIPNNTEVFKLYLETHGSYNEALSGEAERDRFLLNDLKVEATGIVTPWLSYAYRQVLCYRNEWVRANGFGSYIENAWVNVRLSDKFSVTAGKQDAAWGGFEYDEYTYKIYDYSDMNDWMDCYFTGVGISYEPAETQELCLQVTNGNDNRSKSPSFYNLGWNSSYLDELLSLRYSVTAGQQAKGNWMWMIWGGQQVEAGKFLGYFDVMYTRGKMDPLGLLAEQFEPEDEESGSPIANTSYLSLVARLNYQIHPKWNLFVKGMYETASVYKTNNPYESGKYRTSWGYQGGVEFYPLADDNLHLFITGTGRAYSLTERAKALDASVENTGRLSVGFVYKIPLF
- a CDS encoding glycoside hydrolase family 88/105 protein, with product MKLKFVFVSILTIQLCSCSFSGEKKSAEEDIYSKAFIKEKMLDVFRWQVNHPVDINAEQEQWARSVFYSGIMYAYQTTADLAYLEQTKKWANGWNWKRGRRYRHADDLACGQAYLDVYKVEKDPKMLHGIQEAIDSLIADPQPGRVDWWWCDALYMEPPVLARLATITGDGKYYDYLQEMYWDSTDFLYSKDDSLFFRDKRYFNALTTNGKKVFWGRGNAWVVGGLAQLLSLIPEKSLIYKDYKELYMQMITKIASVQQPDGLWRASLLDPEEVPVKETSSSTFFAYAMIWGINNGLLCPDIYMPKVCRAWTALLECIDENGKLGYVQAIGASPENVQAADNQEYGSGAFLMVASEMYKFAEREK
- a CDS encoding glycoside hydrolase family 95 protein — translated: MPEMKTTNKIAYHFDEPARMWEETLPLGNGRLGMMPDGGIDRENILLNEISMWSGSKQDTDNPQAVWSLANIRRLLFEGKNDEAQDLMYGTFVCKGAGSGQGQGANVPYGSYQLLGNLVLDYIYAGNADSVSAYRRELNLNDAIASTSFRKGKVNYSRESFTSFSGDLGVVHLVADADKALNFNIGMNRPEHYALSVDGKDLLMKGQLPDGVDTLEMKGTKYAARVRVLLPKGGSLIPGDSSLTVQNASEAILLVSMATSYKNEGFEDQLFSLLAESERKDYPTLRREHVNAYRSLFDRVDLDLGRTERDELPIDERLAAFQQDKNDPSLGALYFQFGRYLLISSTRVGSLPPNLQGLWCNTINTPWNGDYHLNINFQMNHWPAEVTNLSELHLPMTEWIKQQVESGERTAKVFYNARGWVTHILGNVWEFTAPGEHPSWGATNTSAAWLCEHLFTHYQYTQDKEYLKEVYPVMKGAALFFTDMLVRDPRNNYLVTAPTTSPENAFRMPNGKVIHICAGSTMDNQIVRELFTNTIAAANILGVDSAFSRELADKRSRLMPTTIGKDGRIMEWLEQYEEVEPHHRHVSHLYGLYPGNEISMEHTPELAEAARKTLEARGDKSTGWSMAWKINFWARLHDGDHAYQLLADLLRPCVEKGTNMVNGGGSYPNLFCAHPPFQIDGNYGGCAGIAEMLVQSQTGNIELLPALPSAWKTGSFKGLKVQGGGEVSAKWTEGQLTEAGLKATVPGTFRIKLPAQSANLSIKMNQNPASLPVIGGMLTVDMKAGDVLQLTIDR
- a CDS encoding SusC/RagA family TonB-linked outer membrane protein; amino-acid sequence: MNHINKYRQFLFLLLFVSIGTVLSAQNIQVTGTVNDKLGPMAGVNIVLKGTQTGTMTDMDGKYSIQVPATGVLEFTFLGYNTQTVNVNSRKIIHVSMEESSQALDEVIVVGYGSMKKRDITGSIVSVSDKDIQSNEPVNIASALQGKVSGLDIMSTSEPGTAATFRIRGTSTLSDGGSNPLFIVDGMEVSNIDNINPRDIASVEVLKDAASAAIYGSRSANGVVIISTKQGQEGKAKVSANYSLKQSRIGKKLAQMSRLQGIQYETLRNFLNGNYTTIANRDSLNPSMTADNFYQDLLFRHAWTNQVDVSVSGAEKKLKYFVSAGYLGEQGIQINTFNKRLTTRINADYNATPRLTIGNRLALTISNQRRSTSESRSRILQRPANYNVIEPDGSYTPILASRSNPLAESMVGKNNYKIYNLDLYEFLEYKILDELKFKASIAGSFNLQKYQSFRPAILDVNGRRKSTNQDDTKTSWTHEDVLTYNKTFNKDHALTVLGGFSLQEFKTEMTKLAVVDNISDAIEISNAYGGVDMTNTKATWTANRLASFFGRISYSYKGKYLFNSNLRYDGSSRFGTDKRWGFFPSASLGWRFSDEVFMKWMKPVVNDSKLRLSYGVTGNQVAGNFSSLGLYTTNFYADMPGIYPNQLENRNLGWEQTQQYNIGLDVSVLDGRIGLIVDYYNKKTSDVLYQVKLPQTSGFSSSYQNIGDVKNTGWEITVNSTNIKTKDFQWNTSLNLSFNKNTIVSIPEGGQQFINTVYILDKGYAVGTMYGWKANAIFPYDESNAFTPDWKQLTPIFDEKDRFTGYELDGKAYDGEIKQYRYNTATGDVFKGGDVMWDDVNKDGIIDAKDRQVLGCGQPDVIGGFNNDFTYKGFTLSLFFSFAIGGDVFNAYEQSRSEHKWSAITRGNPANIANSWKAPGDIAKFPKPNGAAVMDNTRFASSLWIEDGSYIRLKNIRLAYELPKNIVKKIGVESLSVSAMMQNFFTWSNYSGFDPELPSSGFAVGYDNNSYPKAKDILFGVNVNF
- a CDS encoding DUF5018 domain-containing protein, coding for MKKLSIYLSTFLCLIFIGFGCGSEDLSDYPPSNMRSIVRFTLNPAQNGGNVFIQHIATIDQSKKTITLKLPSHLDLKEIRPEIVAAPWTSVTPKSLEAVDFSTGLIEYTVIAESGKKAVYEVILDMTYKYAACQLYSVAIPAVIDPETGEPVKAVCNENNKTVTLVVPANTDLTKLVPKFELSPESFNASFDKPDGKAYDFTEPIQFTVTSEDGKKTATYMVSVTTKQE